From one Rhizobium lentis genomic stretch:
- a CDS encoding cytidine deaminase codes for MSHDLFEAARGAMAFAHAPYSKFPVGAAIRAEDGKVYTGANIENLSFPQGWCAEPTAISAMIMGGARKIVEMAVIAEKLPLCPPCGGCRQKISEFASKDTKIYLCDEAGVKKTMTMEELLPFSFETELG; via the coding sequence ATGTCCCACGACCTGTTCGAAGCCGCCCGCGGCGCCATGGCCTTTGCCCATGCGCCCTATTCGAAATTCCCGGTCGGTGCGGCGATCCGTGCCGAGGACGGCAAGGTCTATACCGGCGCCAACATCGAAAACCTCTCCTTTCCGCAAGGATGGTGCGCCGAACCGACGGCAATCAGCGCCATGATCATGGGCGGGGCCAGGAAGATCGTCGAAATGGCCGTCATTGCCGAGAAACTCCCGCTCTGCCCGCCCTGCGGCGGTTGCCGCCAGAAGATCTCCGAATTCGCCTCCAAGGACACGAAGATCTACCTCTGCGACGAGGCGGGCGTGAAGAAGACCATGACGATGGAAGAGCTTCTTCCCTTCAGTTTTGAGACGGAACTCGGATGA
- a CDS encoding purine-nucleoside phosphorylase, protein MRTTVDLLAALLGAIKPRHGIVLGSGLGSLVGQLEGAVRIPYRDLPGFPVSAVSGHAGEVVAGRLGGKPVIMLSGRVHYYEKGDANAMRLPIEVLKALGIEALILTNSAGSLRDDMPPGSVMQITDHINYSGMNPLIGEESDHRFVGMTNAYDAGLAAAMRKAAAKLKIELAQGVYMWFSGPSFETPAEIRMARILGADAVGMSTVPEVIIARMLGLRVAAASVITNYGAGMTGNELSHEETKDMAPVGGARLAAILKEMIAAGTG, encoded by the coding sequence ATGAGGACGACGGTCGATCTGCTCGCCGCATTGCTCGGTGCAATCAAGCCGCGCCACGGCATCGTGCTCGGCTCCGGCCTCGGTTCCCTCGTCGGCCAGCTGGAAGGCGCGGTGCGTATTCCCTATCGCGACCTGCCGGGCTTTCCCGTCAGCGCCGTCTCCGGCCATGCGGGCGAAGTCGTCGCCGGCCGCCTCGGCGGCAAGCCGGTCATCATGCTTTCCGGCCGCGTGCATTATTATGAGAAGGGCGATGCCAACGCCATGCGCCTGCCAATCGAGGTCTTGAAGGCGCTCGGCATCGAAGCGCTGATCCTGACCAATTCGGCCGGATCGTTACGCGACGACATGCCGCCCGGCTCGGTGATGCAGATTACCGATCACATCAATTATTCCGGCATGAACCCGCTGATCGGCGAGGAGAGCGACCACCGCTTCGTCGGCATGACCAATGCCTATGATGCAGGTCTTGCCGCGGCGATGCGCAAGGCTGCAGCAAAGCTCAAGATCGAGCTGGCGCAGGGCGTCTATATGTGGTTCTCCGGTCCGAGCTTTGAAACGCCGGCCGAAATCCGCATGGCGCGCATTCTTGGCGCCGATGCCGTCGGCATGTCGACGGTGCCCGAAGTCATCATCGCAAGAATGCTGGGTCTGAGGGTTGCCGCCGCCTCCGTTATCACCAACTATGGGGCTGGCATGACCGGCAATGAGCTCAGCCATGAGGAAACCAAGGACATGGCGCCCGTCGGCGGCGCCCGTCTAGCCGCCATACTGAAAGAGATGATTGCGGCCGGAACAGGATGA
- the deoC gene encoding deoxyribose-phosphate aldolase: protein MNSHSIRETAAVALSLLDLTNLKDDCTEAQIDALCARAQTPFGNSAAICIWPHFVAYARNILGTGHVVRIATVVNFPSGEMEVADVAAETREAIADGADEIDLVIPYRKFITGDEKAVTDMVRAIRAECTGPVLLKVIIETGELKDAALIRRASELAIEAGADFIKTSTGKVAVNATLEAADIMIRSIRESGRKVGFKPAGGIGSVADAALYLSLAETIMTPDWPMPSTFRFGASGLLDDILAVLSGAQPASVAASSY, encoded by the coding sequence ATGAATAGCCATTCCATCCGGGAAACGGCGGCTGTCGCCCTTTCCCTTCTCGATCTCACCAATCTGAAGGACGATTGCACCGAAGCGCAGATCGACGCACTCTGCGCCCGCGCGCAGACTCCCTTCGGCAACAGCGCCGCGATCTGCATCTGGCCGCACTTCGTCGCTTATGCCCGCAATATTCTCGGCACCGGCCATGTCGTGCGGATCGCGACGGTCGTCAACTTCCCTTCCGGCGAGATGGAAGTGGCAGATGTCGCCGCCGAAACGCGCGAGGCGATCGCCGACGGCGCCGATGAGATCGATCTGGTCATTCCATACCGCAAGTTCATCACCGGCGATGAAAAGGCGGTGACCGACATGGTCAGGGCCATTCGCGCCGAGTGCACCGGACCGGTTCTCCTCAAGGTCATCATCGAGACCGGTGAGTTGAAGGATGCGGCTTTGATCCGCCGCGCTTCCGAGCTGGCCATCGAAGCCGGCGCGGATTTCATCAAGACCTCCACCGGCAAGGTTGCCGTCAACGCCACGCTCGAAGCGGCCGATATCATGATCCGGTCCATTCGCGAAAGTGGGCGCAAGGTCGGTTTCAAGCCGGCCGGCGGTATCGGCTCGGTCGCCGATGCGGCCCTTTATCTTAGCCTTGCCGAGACCATCATGACGCCGGACTGGCCGATGCCGTCGACCTTCCGTTTCGGCGCCTCTGGTCTGCTCGACGACATCCTGGCGGTTCTGAGTGGAGCGCAACCGGCCTCCGTTGCGGCGTCGAGCTATTGA
- the deoA gene encoding thymidine phosphorylase, translating into MIPQEIIRRKRNGEELGAADIKSFIGALAAGQLSEGQIGAFAMAVWFKGMSRAEIVALTLAMADSGDRLQWVDIDRPIADKHSTGGVGDNVSLMLAPIAAACGLAVPMISGRGLGHTGGTLDKLESIPGYTITPDADLFRRVVKEAGCAIIGQTGALAPADGRLYAVRDVTATVDSIPLITASILSKKLAAGLQTLVLDVKVGNGAFMADRVQAEILAHSLVEVANGAGVKTSALITDMNEPLADCAGNAVEMRNCLNFLAGRKTGTRLETVVLAFAAEMLVKSGIAVSSDEGESMARQALSSGRAAEVFARMVSMLGGPADLVENPEKYLARAPVEKPVRASRSGWLAACDARGIGVSVIDLGGGRRHPADQIDHRVGFSALLPLGTRVTAGEPIALVHAADDAAAEGAAAALAVHYRIGEEEPELTPVIAGLI; encoded by the coding sequence ATGATCCCGCAGGAGATCATCCGGCGCAAGCGTAACGGCGAGGAACTCGGCGCCGCCGATATAAAGTCGTTTATCGGCGCGCTCGCCGCGGGTCAGCTGTCGGAAGGCCAGATCGGCGCGTTCGCCATGGCTGTCTGGTTCAAGGGCATGTCGCGAGCGGAAATCGTCGCGCTGACACTGGCAATGGCTGATTCCGGCGACAGGCTGCAATGGGTTGATATCGACCGCCCGATTGCCGACAAACATTCGACCGGAGGCGTCGGCGACAATGTCTCGCTGATGCTGGCGCCGATTGCAGCCGCTTGCGGCCTCGCCGTTCCGATGATTTCAGGGCGCGGCCTCGGCCATACCGGTGGCACGCTGGATAAGCTAGAATCCATTCCCGGCTATACGATCACGCCGGATGCTGATCTGTTCCGCAGGGTCGTGAAGGAGGCAGGATGCGCCATCATCGGCCAGACCGGCGCCCTGGCTCCGGCCGACGGCAGGCTCTATGCCGTGCGCGATGTGACCGCAACGGTCGATTCCATTCCCTTGATCACCGCCTCCATCCTGTCGAAGAAACTTGCGGCCGGGCTTCAGACGTTGGTGCTCGACGTCAAGGTCGGCAACGGTGCCTTCATGGCCGACCGCGTCCAGGCGGAGATCCTGGCGCATTCGCTGGTCGAGGTGGCCAATGGCGCAGGCGTGAAGACTTCGGCGCTGATCACCGACATGAATGAGCCGCTCGCGGATTGCGCCGGCAATGCCGTCGAAATGCGCAACTGTCTGAATTTTCTGGCCGGCAGAAAGACGGGCACGCGGCTCGAAACGGTCGTTTTGGCCTTCGCCGCCGAAATGCTGGTGAAATCGGGCATTGCCGTTTCGTCCGATGAAGGCGAGAGCATGGCGCGCCAGGCGTTGTCGTCGGGAAGGGCGGCCGAGGTTTTTGCCCGCATGGTGTCCATGCTCGGCGGCCCGGCGGATCTTGTCGAAAATCCCGAGAAGTATCTCGCCCGGGCGCCGGTGGAAAAACCTGTCCGGGCTTCACGCTCCGGCTGGCTTGCTGCCTGCGACGCCCGTGGCATCGGAGTCAGCGTTATCGATCTCGGCGGCGGCAGACGCCATCCCGCCGATCAGATCGACCATCGCGTCGGTTTCTCGGCACTGCTGCCCCTCGGCACCCGCGTGACGGCAGGCGAACCGATCGCGCTCGTCCATGCCGCCGACGACGCAGCGGCGGAAGGGGCCGCCGCCGCGCTTGCCGTGCATTACCGCATCGGCGAAGAAGAGCCCGAACTGACACCGGTCATTGCCGGCCTTATCTGA
- a CDS encoding TIGR02281 family clan AA aspartic protease → MKLGLYRKDFCFMLVRTVIFASIAAALATQVPSFFAGTGQQTADLLSANYVSTEDGKPAVPAPAYGGNKIRLQADAQGHYTGSFKINGKPVQGLIDTGATYVALNETLARRLGYTANQLDFRYGVNTANGQTKAAHVMLDRVEIGGIRVRDVEAFVLRDDALTTTLVGMSFLQKLASYSVADGSLSLKQ, encoded by the coding sequence ATGAAGCTGGGTTTATACAGGAAGGATTTCTGTTTCATGCTCGTGCGTACCGTCATATTCGCCAGCATCGCCGCGGCGCTCGCCACACAGGTGCCTTCCTTCTTCGCAGGTACCGGCCAGCAGACTGCCGACCTTCTTTCCGCCAATTACGTGTCGACCGAAGATGGCAAGCCCGCAGTGCCGGCGCCGGCCTACGGCGGCAATAAGATCCGCCTTCAGGCAGATGCGCAGGGTCACTATACCGGCAGCTTCAAGATCAACGGCAAGCCGGTGCAAGGCCTGATCGATACCGGCGCCACCTATGTCGCACTCAACGAAACGCTCGCCCGCCGGCTCGGCTACACGGCCAACCAGCTCGATTTCCGCTATGGAGTCAACACGGCGAACGGCCAGACGAAGGCTGCGCATGTGATGCTCGACCGAGTCGAAATCGGCGGCATTCGTGTCCGCGATGTCGAAGCCTTCGTGCTCAGGGACGATGCGTTGACGACGACACTGGTCGGCATGAGCTTCCTGCAGAAGCTCGCCTCCTATTCCGTCGCCGACGGTTCGCTCAGCCTCAAGCAGTAG
- the upp gene encoding uracil phosphoribosyltransferase: MDGVTVIDHPLVQHKLTIMRRKETSTGSFRRLLREISTLLCYEVTRDLELTMATIETPLQTMESPILEGKKLVFASILRAGNGLLEGMLDLVPSARVSHIGVYRDHETLQPVEYYFKAPEDVAERLIIVVDPMLATGNSSIAAIDKLKERGAHNIRFLCLLAAPEGIRNFRAAHPDVPVFTAAIDSHLNEKGYIMPGLGDAGDRMYGTK, encoded by the coding sequence ATGGACGGCGTCACGGTCATCGATCATCCGCTTGTGCAACACAAGCTCACCATCATGCGGCGCAAGGAGACATCGACGGGAAGTTTCCGACGCCTGTTGCGCGAAATTTCCACGCTGCTCTGCTACGAGGTAACCCGCGATCTCGAATTGACGATGGCAACGATCGAGACGCCGCTGCAGACGATGGAGTCGCCGATCCTGGAGGGCAAGAAGCTGGTCTTCGCCTCGATCCTGCGCGCCGGCAATGGGCTGCTCGAAGGCATGCTCGATCTCGTGCCTTCCGCCCGCGTCTCGCATATCGGCGTCTACCGCGATCACGAGACGCTGCAGCCGGTCGAATATTACTTCAAGGCGCCGGAGGACGTCGCCGAGCGCCTGATCATCGTCGTCGATCCGATGCTGGCGACCGGCAACTCCTCGATTGCGGCGATCGACAAACTCAAGGAACGCGGCGCTCACAATATCCGCTTCCTCTGCCTGCTTGCCGCTCCGGAAGGCATCCGCAACTTCCGCGCGGCGCATCCCGATGTTCCCGTCTTCACCGCAGCGATCGACAGCCATCTCAATGAGAAGGGTTACATCATGCCCGGCCTCGGCGATGCCGGCGACCGCATGTACGGCACGAAATAA
- a CDS encoding adenosine deaminase encodes MTSHLKKVELHCHLEGAAPPALTEAQARKYGIDIGDRLRDGAYVWHDFASFLECYDKVSEVYKTEEDYALLTETYLDELAGIHTIYSELIVSPDHGKRIGLGADAYISGVCEGIRRAKAKSGIEARLIVTGERHFGPESVIGAAQYAAKAGNPLITGFNLAGEERMGRVADYIRAFDIARDAGLGITIHAGEVCGAFSVADALDAVRPARIGHGVRAIEDIDLVQRLADLGTVLEVCPGSNIALRVFPDFASHPLRRLKEAGVRVTISSDDPPFFHTSLKREYELAAEAFGFDDAEIDAMTRTAIEAAFVDDETRKALFARL; translated from the coding sequence GTGACATCGCATTTGAAGAAGGTCGAGCTGCACTGCCATTTGGAGGGTGCCGCCCCGCCAGCTCTCACCGAAGCGCAGGCGCGGAAATACGGCATCGACATCGGCGATCGGCTTCGTGACGGCGCCTATGTCTGGCACGATTTCGCAAGCTTTCTCGAATGCTACGACAAGGTTTCCGAGGTCTACAAGACCGAGGAGGACTATGCGCTTCTGACCGAAACCTATCTCGACGAACTCGCCGGCATCCATACGATCTACAGCGAACTGATCGTTTCACCCGACCACGGCAAGCGCATCGGGCTCGGCGCCGACGCCTATATATCGGGTGTCTGCGAAGGAATCCGCCGCGCCAAGGCAAAGAGCGGCATCGAGGCCCGGCTGATCGTCACCGGCGAGCGGCATTTCGGTCCGGAGAGCGTGATCGGAGCGGCCCAATATGCGGCAAAGGCCGGCAACCCTCTGATAACCGGCTTCAATCTTGCCGGCGAGGAGCGCATGGGCCGTGTCGCCGATTATATCAGAGCCTTCGATATCGCCCGCGATGCCGGTCTCGGGATCACCATCCATGCGGGCGAGGTCTGCGGCGCCTTCAGCGTTGCAGACGCGCTCGATGCCGTGCGCCCCGCGCGCATCGGCCACGGCGTGCGGGCCATCGAGGATATCGATCTGGTGCAGCGGCTTGCGGATCTCGGCACCGTGCTCGAAGTCTGCCCCGGCTCCAATATCGCACTCAGGGTTTTTCCCGATTTCGCGTCCCATCCGCTGCGTCGGCTGAAGGAAGCCGGCGTGCGAGTGACGATCAGCTCGGACGATCCGCCTTTCTTCCATACCTCGCTCAAGCGGGAGTACGAGCTCGCCGCTGAAGCCTTCGGATTCGACGATGCGGAGATCGACGCCATGACGCGCACGGCGATCGAAGCGGCCTTTGTCGACGATGAGACCCGGAAGGCCCTGTTTGCCCGCCTTTGA
- a CDS encoding phosphopentomutase: MARAFLFVLDSFGVGGAPDAAAYGDEGADTLGHIAEFCAAGAGDRAGLRSGPLSLPNMSELGLMQIARAASGQFPAGMPLPEKVYGVYGAASEISRGKDTPSGHWEIAGTPVNFDWGYFPTEGEAFPPELIEALCREGGIPGILGNCHASGTEIIARLGEEHIRTGKPICYTSSDSVFQVAAHEAHFGLDRLLAFCHTARGLLDPYNIGRVIARPFIGQSASTFQRTGNRRDFSVLPPEPTLLDRLVEHNRHVHAVGKIGDIFAHQGVSRVIKANGNEALMDASLSAIDEAEDGDLVFTNFVDFDMNYGHRRDVPGYAAALEAFDTRLPEVHKKLKPGDLVVLTADHGCDPTWRGTDHTRERVPVIAYGPGIRSRSIGVRRTYADIGESIARHLGIPAGAHGRSFL, from the coding sequence ATGGCGCGCGCCTTTCTTTTCGTTCTCGATTCCTTCGGCGTCGGCGGAGCGCCGGATGCGGCGGCCTACGGCGACGAGGGCGCCGACACGCTCGGCCATATCGCCGAATTCTGTGCGGCCGGAGCCGGCGATCGCGCTGGTCTGCGCAGCGGGCCGCTTTCCTTGCCGAATATGTCCGAGCTCGGGCTGATGCAGATCGCACGGGCCGCGTCCGGCCAGTTTCCGGCCGGCATGCCTCTGCCGGAGAAAGTCTACGGCGTTTACGGGGCCGCCAGCGAAATCTCCCGCGGCAAGGATACGCCGTCGGGGCATTGGGAGATCGCGGGAACGCCTGTCAATTTCGATTGGGGGTATTTTCCGACGGAAGGCGAGGCCTTTCCGCCGGAGCTGATCGAGGCATTATGCCGGGAGGGTGGCATACCGGGCATTCTCGGCAACTGCCATGCCTCGGGAACGGAGATCATCGCCCGGCTTGGCGAGGAACATATCCGCACCGGCAAGCCGATCTGTTACACCTCTTCGGATTCGGTCTTCCAGGTCGCGGCGCATGAGGCGCATTTCGGCCTCGATCGACTGCTCGCCTTCTGCCACACAGCCCGCGGGCTGCTCGACCCCTACAATATCGGCCGCGTCATCGCCCGGCCCTTCATCGGCCAGTCGGCCTCCACCTTCCAGCGCACCGGAAACCGACGCGATTTTTCCGTGCTGCCGCCGGAGCCGACGCTGCTCGACCGGCTGGTTGAGCACAACAGGCATGTGCATGCCGTCGGAAAAATCGGCGATATCTTCGCGCATCAGGGTGTCTCGCGGGTCATCAAGGCGAACGGCAACGAGGCGCTGATGGATGCGTCGCTGTCGGCAATCGATGAGGCCGAGGACGGCGATCTCGTGTTCACCAATTTCGTCGATTTCGACATGAATTACGGCCATCGCCGCGACGTGCCGGGTTATGCCGCAGCGCTCGAAGCCTTCGATACGCGGTTGCCGGAAGTGCACAAGAAGCTGAAGCCCGGCGATCTCGTCGTGCTCACTGCCGACCATGGCTGCGATCCGACCTGGCGCGGCACAGATCATACGCGTGAACGCGTGCCGGTCATCGCCTATGGCCCCGGCATCCGCTCGCGCTCGATCGGCGTGCGCCGCACCTATGCCGATATTGGTGAAAGCATTGCGCGCCATCTCGGCATCCCTGCCGGAGCGCATGGAAGGAGTTTTCTGTGA
- a CDS encoding TadE/TadG family type IV pilus assembly protein, protein MALRNPFTRLALTARRLARERKGAGAIEFAILFPVLIMLYIGAFEITIGLSVSKRATRAAGSIADLVTQQQSVTKSALAQMQSVATSIFVPYNSSSLTLKITGITIDASANAKVLWSWAQDGTVPYAKNAAVSDVPADMKTVNSFLVRTELSIPYRMFLFAPNFMPDGMRTITIRRSYFYRQRQGDSIPCGDC, encoded by the coding sequence ATGGCGTTGCGCAACCCGTTCACCCGACTGGCATTGACGGCACGCCGACTGGCGCGCGAGCGCAAGGGCGCCGGGGCGATCGAATTCGCGATCCTCTTTCCCGTGCTCATCATGCTCTATATCGGCGCTTTCGAGATCACGATCGGCCTCAGCGTCTCCAAGCGCGCGACCCGCGCCGCCGGTTCGATCGCCGATCTCGTCACCCAGCAGCAATCGGTCACGAAGAGCGCGCTCGCACAGATGCAGTCGGTCGCCACATCGATCTTCGTACCCTACAACTCGAGTTCGCTGACGCTGAAGATCACCGGGATTACCATCGACGCCAGTGCCAACGCGAAGGTACTCTGGTCCTGGGCGCAGGACGGGACTGTGCCTTATGCCAAGAACGCCGCAGTCAGCGACGTGCCGGCGGACATGAAGACGGTCAACAGCTTCCTGGTCCGCACCGAACTCAGCATTCCCTATAGGATGTTTCTGTTCGCGCCGAACTTCATGCCGGACGGGATGCGCACGATTACCATCCGTCGCAGCTATTTCTACCGCCAGCGGCAAGGCGACTCGATCCCCTGCGGCGACTGCTGA
- a CDS encoding TadE/TadG family type IV pilus assembly protein, translating to MTVVDQKTDKERAFAPFRSSRLRAVARSRDGAAAIEFALLAIPYFIVIFAILETFIAFAAEELVSNAVDTMSRRMRTGQITYNLGRTTDMSQTQFRQAFCNEISILISCSTSEVATPSKLYLDVQTFSSFSAIPTTIPKVSTDRYADINTAAFKYAPGGAGTINMLRAYYRWEIITDLVRPYITTIRPSDGSMPTQYLIIATSAFQNEQYP from the coding sequence ATGACGGTAGTTGATCAGAAGACGGATAAGGAGCGCGCCTTCGCGCCGTTCCGTTCCTCCAGGCTTCGCGCTGTCGCCCGCTCGCGCGATGGCGCAGCGGCGATCGAATTCGCCCTGCTCGCCATCCCCTATTTTATCGTAATCTTCGCGATTCTGGAGACCTTCATCGCCTTCGCCGCCGAAGAACTCGTCTCCAACGCCGTCGATACGATGAGCCGACGGATGCGGACCGGACAGATCACCTACAATCTTGGCCGCACGACCGACATGAGCCAGACGCAGTTCCGCCAGGCGTTCTGCAACGAGATCTCGATCCTGATCAGCTGCTCGACGAGCGAAGTCGCGACACCAAGCAAGCTTTACCTGGATGTTCAGACGTTCAGCAGCTTCTCGGCCATTCCGACGACGATCCCCAAGGTTTCGACCGACCGATATGCCGACATCAACACCGCTGCCTTCAAATATGCGCCCGGCGGCGCCGGCACGATCAACATGCTGCGCGCCTACTATCGCTGGGAAATCATCACGGACCTCGTCCGGCCCTATATCACGACGATCCGTCCGTCCGACGGTTCGATGCCGACGCAATATCTGATTATCGCAACCTCGGCCTTCCAGAACGAGCAGTATCCATAA
- a CDS encoding pilus assembly protein N-terminal domain-containing protein, whose amino-acid sequence MSSSGKTIFFAGMIAAFGVSGISAAADEDMLRVYMDHARVLKLDRPVSKVIVGNAKVADATVADAKTIVLTGRSFGTTNLVLLDADGNAILDERILVSIDEGNTVRVYRQTERSVLSCTPNCEQHAQQAASGTTSP is encoded by the coding sequence ATGTCATCGAGCGGCAAAACCATTTTCTTTGCCGGCATGATCGCCGCTTTCGGCGTTTCGGGAATTTCCGCAGCCGCAGACGAGGACATGCTGCGCGTCTATATGGATCACGCGCGTGTCTTGAAGCTCGACCGGCCCGTCAGCAAGGTCATCGTCGGCAACGCCAAGGTCGCCGACGCGACCGTGGCCGATGCCAAGACGATCGTGCTGACAGGACGCAGCTTCGGCACCACCAATCTCGTTCTTCTCGACGCCGACGGCAACGCAATCCTGGACGAGCGCATCCTTGTGTCGATAGACGAGGGCAACACGGTGCGCGTCTACCGGCAGACAGAGCGCTCCGTGCTGTCCTGCACGCCGAACTGCGAGCAGCATGCGCAGCAAGCGGCCAGCGGCACCACCTCACCCTGA
- a CDS encoding Flp family type IVb pilin has product MTKLFSRFLKDESGATAIEYGLIAALISVALITGATSLGGKIGNTFNGLSTKMDSAQTASGG; this is encoded by the coding sequence ATGACCAAGCTTTTTAGCCGTTTTCTGAAGGACGAATCCGGCGCGACCGCAATCGAATACGGCCTGATCGCTGCCCTCATTTCCGTGGCGCTCATCACCGGCGCAACGAGCCTCGGCGGCAAGATCGGCAACACGTTCAACGGCTTGAGCACCAAGATGGACAGCGCTCAGACCGCGAGCGGCGGCTAA
- a CDS encoding A24 family peptidase — translation MIAAAVFVILPLCLAMAAFSDLFTMTIPNRVSVILIVSFLALAPFSGLGLQAIGMHLAAAAIVLTVCFGLFVFNVMGGGDAKLLTATALWFGLNQSLLILMTDVAIVGGFLTLLILLVRTQSNIILAIGLPLPNSVLIAKKIPYGIAIAIGGFMAFPSSPIFVAALESLK, via the coding sequence ATGATCGCAGCCGCAGTCTTTGTGATATTACCACTCTGCCTCGCCATGGCGGCCTTCTCGGATCTGTTCACCATGACGATCCCGAACCGCGTTTCCGTGATCCTTATCGTCTCTTTTCTCGCACTGGCGCCGTTCTCGGGCCTCGGCTTGCAGGCAATCGGTATGCATCTTGCCGCCGCCGCTATCGTTCTCACCGTCTGCTTTGGGCTTTTTGTCTTCAATGTGATGGGCGGCGGAGACGCCAAGCTGTTGACCGCCACCGCGCTCTGGTTCGGCTTGAACCAGTCTCTGCTTATCCTGATGACCGATGTCGCCATCGTCGGCGGCTTCCTCACCTTGCTCATCCTGCTGGTGAGAACTCAGTCGAACATCATTCTTGCCATCGGCTTGCCGTTGCCGAACTCCGTCCTTATTGCGAAGAAGATTCCCTACGGGATTGCGATTGCGATCGGCGGCTTCATGGCCTTCCCGTCCTCGCCGATCTTCGTCGCCGCGCTGGAAAGCCTGAAATAA
- the cpaB gene encoding Flp pilus assembly protein CpaB, giving the protein MKPARLIILAVAVVAAGLAGLLAMRMAGSGGVVTQVQSIIEKEPTVNILVSSTNLPVGARLGDDSVHWMAWPKDGVVQGFITEADKPDAIKDLQGAVVRLPIFEGEPIRSEKVADSSSRILSSLLPAGKRAVATEISVATGAGGFILPNDRVDVIMVRKGTEANKLITETVLSNVRVLAIDQQIQEKDDGSKAVVGTTATLELTPDQTKVLAVAQQMADRLSLALRSVADAQEQDTSAADYLLSGDNGSAIVQVIKSGSIVTDTGEAPKPE; this is encoded by the coding sequence ATGAAACCGGCCCGCCTTATAATTCTAGCTGTCGCCGTGGTGGCAGCCGGCCTCGCCGGGCTCCTGGCAATGCGCATGGCCGGCAGTGGTGGCGTCGTCACCCAGGTGCAGTCGATCATCGAGAAAGAACCCACCGTCAACATCCTCGTCTCAAGCACCAATCTTCCGGTCGGCGCAAGGCTGGGCGACGACTCGGTGCATTGGATGGCCTGGCCGAAGGACGGCGTCGTCCAGGGCTTCATCACCGAAGCCGACAAGCCGGACGCGATCAAGGACCTGCAGGGCGCCGTCGTGCGGCTGCCGATCTTCGAAGGCGAGCCGATCCGCTCTGAAAAGGTCGCCGATTCCAGCAGTCGCATCCTGTCCTCGCTGCTGCCGGCCGGCAAACGCGCCGTTGCGACCGAGATATCCGTGGCAACGGGCGCCGGCGGTTTCATCCTGCCGAACGACCGCGTCGATGTCATCATGGTCCGCAAGGGCACCGAGGCCAACAAGCTCATCACCGAAACCGTGCTGAGCAATGTCCGCGTCCTCGCCATCGACCAGCAGATTCAGGAAAAGGACGATGGCTCGAAGGCGGTGGTCGGCACGACCGCAACGCTCGAGCTCACGCCCGATCAGACGAAGGTTCTCGCCGTCGCCCAGCAGATGGCCGATCGGCTGTCGCTCGCGCTACGCTCGGTTGCCGATGCGCAGGAGCAGGATACCAGTGCCGCCGACTATCTGCTGAGCGGCGACAACGGCAGTGCGATCGTTCAGGTCATCAAGTCGGGCTCCATTGTGACCGATACCGGCGAAGCGCCGAAGCCGGAGTAA